The following are encoded together in the Scyliorhinus torazame isolate Kashiwa2021f chromosome 6, sScyTor2.1, whole genome shotgun sequence genome:
- the rbfa gene encoding putative ribosome-binding factor A, mitochondrial: MVVGGSTSYCSPICIFVVGPMAAVGVVSALRRCAAQADCCKLQRLLVSGSQCRNVQTACCLFAKRTLLKKFLSKTKKKFWYESPTLRSQLLYKPSGFENILKPQRKLQKEDSIRLRTLNNVLYKAITELLNSNEVSSDVYDHKVEISKVLLAVDYSACRAYWMASGSVEKDNLIQQVLEKYSPRVRHLLITQQVMGSVPPVVFVKDQQQTAIAEVERLLEIADYGSEEETAYAGQVRNPKHFGPVSRESTWKPTSRETTTVSPDLPPSPEEDLFGIDHDLLNRQILEYKKKSNEKLLETNSCMLSEQHQQQLAHLQKLKRIKKKKSKYKPDDITPDAYFSEKYYIDSADTLSDRE; the protein is encoded by the exons ATGGTTGTAGGCGGGTCGACTTCCTATTGCTCCCCGATCTGTATCTTCGTAGTCGGTCCGATGGCGGCGGTTGGAGTGGTGAGCGCGCTGCGGAGGTGTGCGGCGCAGGCTGACTGCTGCAAATTGCAGCGCCTGCTGGTGAgtgggagccagtgcaggaacgtGCAAACTGCTTGCTGTCTGTTTGCGAAGAGAACCTTACTGAAGAAGTTCCTCTCCAAAACAAA GAAGAAGTTTTGGTATGAAAGCCCTACACTGAGATCACAACTG CTTTACAAGCCCTCCGGTTTCGAGAACATATTGAAACCTCAACGCAAGTTGCAGAAGGAGGACTCTATCCGATTGAGAACACTCAATAATGTTCTTTATAAAGCAATCACAGAGCTGTTGAACAGTAATGAAGTTAGCTCAGATGTATATGACCACAAAGTTGAGATATCCAAA GTACTTCTGGCTGTGGATTATTCGGCATGTCGAGCTTACTGGATGGCAAGTGGTTCCGTGGAAAAAGATAATCTCATTCAGCAAGTCTTAGAAAAATATTCCCCACGTGTAAG ACACCTCCTTATCACCCAGCAAGTCATGGGCAGTGTTCCTCCAGTGGTCTTTGTCAAGGACCAACAGCAAACAGCAATAGCTGAG GTAGAAAGATTGTTAGAAATTGCTGATTATGGCTCGGAAGAGGAGACTGCCTATGCTGGGCAAGTTCGGAACCCAAAACATTTTGG ACCAGTTTCTCGAGAGTCGACTTGGAAACCTACTTCTCGAGAAACTACCACAGTCTCGCCTGACCTGCCTCCATCTCCTGAAGAAGATCTTTTTGGTATTGACCATGACTTACTGAACAGACAaatattggaatacaaaaagaaaagtAATGAAAAGTTATTGGAAACAAATAGTTGTATGTTATCAGAACAGCACCAACAGCAACTAGCTCATCTTCAAAAACTAAAGAGAATAAAAAAGAAAAAGTCCAAGTACAAGCCTGATGATATCACGCCTGATGCATACTTTTCAGAAAAGTATTACATAGACTCTGCCGACACATTGTCAGACAGGGAATAG